A part of Botrytis cinerea B05.10 chromosome 2, complete sequence genomic DNA contains:
- the Bcgcd6 gene encoding Bcgcd6: protein MAQSAKSTKNMGGAGGKGAQGGASKGKKGAAAGGGGKKEDERDETLQAVVLADSFETRFNPFTLNTPRCLLPLANTPLIEYTLEFLAMSGVADIYIYCGAHTEAVEEYLQNSKWDPRTSPSSPFSKLMIVKTTAHSVGDAMRDLDARNWITGDFLLVHGDLVSNLPIDAALAAHRARRYANKNAIMTMILRSAGLEEHRTKSNGITPVFVLDPTKNRCLHYEEMNPLQSNKYLSLDPDIISENSEIEIRTDFIDCGIDICTPDVLALWAESFDYEVPRRHFLHGVLKDYELNGKTIHTEIVTDHYAARAFNLQAYEAITKDVLGRWTYPLVPDSNLVAGQTYKFQRGGFCKENGVILARTCKIGRRTVLGAGTSIGDGSTIINSTIGRGCRIGKNVTIKNAYIWDDVIVGDGSSVEQTIVANNVLIGQKCKISEGSLLSFGVRIADGVEVAKGSRITTGQRAKDGFESDDETADSTPSDPKIVGEGGEGYEFIDEEEFEDEESSAFHSSLIYSTAHLNISSESISTISSEISAGEVDTRSRHSSFAGSLSDDEHGHGNSESFHHDAVQGLLDTLRENGDFDGAKLEFMGLRLSNDADDYQIRRAIAAAFTKFIAEVVTAGTKTAVEATVQALSVAGAQKFLEEVAVGIERDEGGMKEFLVCLQKGLVGKQNGAPVMASLCQKLYERDVLTEEAILGWWEEAESGGDGKEGGDVEMKKVRERTGVFVEWLREAESEESSEEEDESEEEDSD from the coding sequence ATGGCACAATCGGCAAAGTCCACCAAGAACATGGGCGGGGCTGGAGGAAAGGGAGCACAAGGAGGTGCTTCCAAGGGCAAAAAGGGTGCTGCTGcagggggaggaggaaagaaagaagatgagagagatgagaCATTGCAAGCTGTGGTACTGGCCGATTCCTTCGAGACGAGGTTTAACCCTTTTACATTGAACACACCAAGATGTCTGTTACCTCTAGCCAATACGCCTCTCATCGAATACACACTCGAATTTCTCGCCATGTCCGGTGTCGCggatatctatatatactGTGGTGCACACACCGAAGCTGTAGAAGAGTaccttcaaaattccaaatgGGATCCACGAACTTCGCCCTCGTCACCTTTCAGCAAACTCATGATTGTTAAAACTACGGCTCACTCGGTTGGAGATGCGATGCGGGATTTGGACGCGCGAAATTGGATTACGGGCGATTTTCTACTGGTTCATGGGGACTTGGTCTCGAATTTACCGATTGATGCCGCGCTGGCTGCACATAGAGCAAGGAGATATGCGAATAAAAATGCTATTATGACTATGATTTTAAGATCAGCTGGATTGGAAGAGCATAGGACAAAATCGAATGGTATCACCCCggtttttgttttggatcCAACGAAGAACCGATGTCTTCATTATGAAGAGATGAACCCTCTTCAATCGAATAAATATCTCAGTCTCGATCCGGATATAATTTCAGAAAACTCCGAAATAGAGATTCGTACagattttattgattgtGGTATCGATATTTGTACGCCGGATGTGCTAGCATTATGGGCGGAATCTTTCGACTATGAGGTTCCTAGAAGACATTTCTTACATGGtgtattgaaagattatgaattgaatggaaAGACTATTCATACAGAGATTGTAACAGATCATTACGCAGCTCGAGCATTTAATCTACAAGCTTATGAAGCCATAACTAAGGATGTTCTGGGGAGATGGACTTATCCTCTTGTTCCAGATAGCAATTTAGTCGCAGGACAAACATATAAATTCCAGCGAGGCGGATTTTGCAAGGAAAATGGTGTCATACTAGCTCGGACTTGCAAGATTGGGAGAAGAACTGTATTGGGGGCAGGCACGAGTATAGGTGATGGTTCAACGATTATCAATAGTACTATTGGTAGAGGATGTCGAATCGGGAAGAATGTCACGATTAAGAATGCTTATATTTGGGATGATGTTATTGTTGGCGATGGATCATCTGTGGAGCAGACTATAGTTGCTAATAATGTTTTGATTGGACAAAAGTGCAAGATTAGTGAAGGGTCACTTCTTTCATTTGGTGTGAGGATAGCTGATGGAGTGGAAGTCGCTAAAGGATCACGCATTACAACCGGACAGAGAGCAAAGGATGGTTTTGAGTCAGATGACGAGACAGCAGATTCTACCCCCAGCGATCCTAAAATCGTCGGAGAAGGCGGAGAAGGATATGAATTcattgacgaagaagaattcgaagatgaagaatctaGCGCCTTTCACTCCAGTCTCATATACTCAACCGCACATCTCAATATCTCCAGCGAATCCATCTCTACCATCTCATCCGAAATTTCAGCCGGTGAAGTCGATACTCGATCCCGTCACTCCAGTTTCGCAGGTTCTCTATCGGATGATGAACATGGACATGGAAATTCAGAATCCTTCCATCATGATGCTGTACAAGGTCTTCTTGATACATTGCgagagaatggagatttCGATGGTGCGAAGTTGGAATTTATGGGTTTGAGATTAAGTAATGACGCGGATGATTATCAAATTCGCAGAGCAATCGCAGCGGCTTTCACAAAATTCATAGCGGAAGTTGTAACGGCTGGAACGAAAACAGCGGTTGAAGCAACAGTTCAGGCATTGAGTGTAGCGGGTGCACAAAAATTCTTGGAAGAGGTCGCGGTGGGAATTGAGAGAGATGAAGGGGGGATGAAAGAATTTCTCGTTTGTTTGCAGAAGGGATTGGTGGGGAAACAGAATGGAGCGCCGGTTATGGCGAGTCTGTGCCAGAAATTGTATGAGAGGGATGTATTGACTGAAGAGGCAATTTTGGGGTGGTGGGAGGAGGCGGAGAGTGGAGGGGATGGAAAGGAGGGTGGGGAtgtggagatgaagaaggtGAGGGAGAGGACGGGTGTCTTTGTTGAATGGTTGAGAGAGGCGGAGAGTGAGGAGAGtagtgaggaggaagatgaaagtgaggaggaggatagTGATTAG
- the Bcrpt3 gene encoding Bcrpt3, which produces MGDVLLDNPATQVLPHRKPLPSSIPNIDSLEGLGTDGSDEYSTLKKLQRHLEYIQLQEEYIKDEQRSLKRELVRAQEEIKRIQSVPLVIGQFMEAIDQNTGIVQSSTGSNYVVRILSTLDRELLKPSSSVALHRHSNSLVDILPPEADSSIAMLGSDEKPDVTYADVGGLDMQKQEIREAVELPLTHFDLYKQIGIDPPRGVLLYGPPGTGKTMLVKAVANSTTANFIRVVGSEFVQKYLGEGPRMVRDVFRMARENSPAIIFIDEIDAIATKRFDAQTGADREVQRILLELLNQMDGFDQTSNVKVIMATNRADTLDPALLRPGRLDRKIEFPNLRDRRERRLIFTTIASRMSLSPEVDLDSLIIRNDPLSGAIIAAIMQEAGLRAVRKNRYNIIQSDLEDAYSSQVKGAQEADKFDFYK; this is translated from the exons ATGGGTGACGTTTTATTAGATAACCCTGCGACTCAGGTTTTGCCTCATCGAAAACCATTACCATCCTCGATACCAAACATAGATTCGCTGGAGGGCTTAGGAACAGATGGAAGCGATGAATATTCAACATTGAAGAAGCTTCAACGGCACTTGGA ATATATCCAacttcaagaagaatatatcAAGGATGAACAAAG AAGCTTGAAGAGGGAGCTTGTCCGGGctcaagaagaaatcaaacgCATTCAGAGTGTTCCTTTGGTGATAGGGCAGTTCATGGAAGCTATTGATCAAAA TACCGGCATCGTACAATCATCAACAGGGTCCAACTATGTCGTTCGAATTCTATCTACCCTCGATCGCGAACTTCTAAAACCATCCTCCTCTGTCGCTCTCCACAGGCACTCAAATTCGTTAGTCGATATCTTGCCCCCCGAGGCCGATTCATCAATTGCCATGTTGGGATCCGATGAGAAACCTGATGTTACATACGCAGACGTTGGAGGACTTGATATGCAAAAGCAAGAAATTCGAGAAGCCGTCGAACTTCCATTAACACATTTCGACTTATACAAGCAAATTGGTATCGATCCACCCCGAGGTGTTTTACTATATGGCCCACCAGGAACAGGAAAGACTATGCTTGTCAAGGCAGTAGCAAATTCGACAACTGCAAACTTCATCCGTGTCGTTGGATCTGAATTCGTACAAAAGTATCTTGGAGAAGGTCCACGTATGGTCCGTGATGTGTTCCGTATGGCTCGTGAGAACTCCCCAgctatcatcttcattgatGAAATCGATGCCATCGCCACAAAGCGTTTCGATGCACAAACTGGAGCTGATAGAGAAGTTCAACGTATTCTTCTCGAGCTTTTGAATCAAATGGATGGTTTCGACCAAACTTCCAACGTTAAAGTCATTATGGCCACCAATCGTGCTGATACTCTCGACCCTGCTTTACTTCGTCCCGGTCGTCTGGATAGAAAGATTGAGTTCCCCAACCTTCGCGATCGCAGAGAGAGACGGTTGATTTTCACTACTATTGCATCGAGAATGTCATTGTCACCTGAAGTCGATCTTGATAGTTTAATCATTAGAAATGATCCATTATCTGGTGCTATCATTGCGGCTATCATGCAAGAAGCTGGTTTGAGAGCAGTAAGGAAGAACAGATATAACATCATTCAATCTGATCTTGAAGACGCCTATTCTAGTCAAGTTAAGGGTGCACAGGAG GCCGACAAATTCGACTTCTACAAATAG
- the Bcskn7 gene encoding Bcskn7 — MMEKGGDMAGPSANNSSDFVRKLYKMLEDPTYESIVRWGEAGESFVVLENEKFTKQILPKHFKHSNFASFVRQLNKYDFHKVRQNNEDNTQSPYGQNAWEFKHPEFQANKKDSLDNIRRKAPAPRKVAQSNEETYPAHAQQQMDLLGNQLAATQQQLQGLSRSYQDLAQLNIMLLQQVVDAQKFIKNHEGVMHGLVGHLFSQDAQRRNGRAPGLSNGAGPNMLGRPTEDGHPSTPLLQARSLLGQLSAENFPSKELEQMSHDYHLRQDYSTPPNDPGGLVSMPPISESVTAPSAGYSMDKSELDNLVYPVGAIVGIDPIDQQHVNNIPYALPPQGLMPRDSMPPAELMPQPPRAPGPRKKGMVSIWGERKPRILLVEDDQVCARIGTKFLESFECGVDIARDGLEAVSKINLGAENHFDLILMDIIMPHLDGVSATVCIREIRANIPIIAMTSNIRTDDIEMYFRYGMNDVLPKPFTKEGMMKALEKHLAHFRKDAPSIGFSSPGPMSHPGGFVTPTQSQSHPPLGLNMGQLTATQSIVDDTASGKSPQTATSWQSPIQLPGGSPVVTSAPGSYMQPTNGMRDPSYSVTPTHPHSQSGFAPPLSGLGNQRPPHRRGISDISGASTPDGNSDQKRQRMYAPPGNYQQG, encoded by the exons ATGATGGAGAAGGGTGGAGATATGGCTGGTCCTTCCGCCAACAATTCCAGCGATTTT GTCCGAAAATTATACAA AATGCTCGAAGACCCAACATATGAAAGTATAGTACGGTGGGGTGAAGCAGGAGAGAGCTTTGTGGTTCTTGAA AACGAGAAATTCACCAAACAAATCCTGCCGAAGCACTTCAAACACAGCAACTTTGCTAGTTTCGTTAGACAGCTGAACAAATATGATTTCCACAAGGTCCGACAGAACAACGAGGATAACACACAATCTCCTTATGGGCAAAAT GCTTGGGAATTCAAACATCCCGAATTTCAAGCGAACAAAAAGGACTCACTAGATAACATCAGACGAAAGGCACCAGCTCCGAGAAAGGTTGCTCAGAGTAATGAAGAAACGTATCCGGCTCACGCCCAACAGCAAATGGATCTTCTTGGTAATCAACTCGCCGCCACTCAACAACAGTTACAGGGCCTATCTCGAAGTTACCAGGATTTAGCACAACTTAACATAATGCTACTACAGCAAGTTGTCGATGCTCAAAAGTTCATCAAAAACCACGAAGGAGTTATGCATGGCCTCGTCGGACATTTATTTAGCCAGGACGCGCAACGAAGAAATGGTCGGGCTCCTGGACTGTCGAATGGTGCTGGACCCAACATGCTCGGTCGACCTACGGAAGATGGCCATCCGTCAACTCCATTGCTTCAAGCCCGAAGTCTTCTTGGGCAACTATCGGCCGAGAATTTCCCTAGCAAAGAATTGGAACAAATGAGTCACGATTATCATTTACGACAAGATTACTCAACTCCCCCAAATGATCCAGGAGGACTGGTTTCTATGCCTCCGATTTCAGAGTCAGTGACTGCCCCATCAGCAGGCTATTCTATGGACAAATCAGAATTGGATAATTTGGTCTATCCTGTTGGTGCTATAGTCGGTATTGATCCAATCGATCAACAGCACGTCAATAACATTCCATACGCGCTCCCCCCTCAAGGATTGATGCCAAGGGATAGTATGCCCCCTGCCGAGCTGATGCCCCAACCTCCTCGTGCACCCGGTCCGCGCAAGAAGGGTATGGTCTCGATTTGGGGCGAACGGAAGCCTAGGATTTTGCTGGTTGAGGATGATCAGGTGTGCGCACGAATTGGAACTAAATTTCTGGAATCATTTGAATGTGGAGTTGATATAGCA CGCGATGGCCTTGAGGCAGTAAGCAAAATCAACCTTGGTGCAGAGAATCATTTCGATCTCATTTTGATGGATATTATTATGCCGCACCTTGATGGTGTGTCTGCGACTGTTTGCATACGAGAAATACGTGCAAATATTCCTATCATTGCAATGACGTCAAACATTCGAACTGATGACATTGAAATGTACTTCCGTTACG GTATGAATGATGTCTTACCCAAACCTTTCACGAAAGAAGGTATGATGAAAGCACTTGAGAAACACCTGGCCCATTTCAGAAAGGATGCGCCTTCAATCGGTTTCTCAAGCCCCGGACCGATGTCACATCCGGGTGGATTTGTTACCCCAACTCAATCGCAGTCTCACCCTCCATTGGGTTTAAACATGGGTCAATTAACTGCCACCCAGTCCATAGTAGATGATACAGCTTCTGGAAAGTCACCGCAAACAGCTACATCTTGGCAGTCGCCAATTCAATTGCCAGGGGGGTCTCCTGTTGTAACCTCGGCCCCAGGTAGCTATATGCAGCCTACTAATGGCATGAGAGACCCATCATATTCTGTGACCCCAACCCACCCTCATTCTCAATCTGGTTTCGCTCCGCCTCTATCCGGTTTAGGTAACCAGAGACCTCCACATAGGAGAGGCATATCCGATATAAGTGGTGCCAGTACCCCGGATGGCAATTCTGATCAAAAACGCCAGAGAATGTATGCCCCGCCTGGAAACTACCAGCAAGGCTGA